The following coding sequences lie in one Cyanobacterium sp. Dongsha4 genomic window:
- a CDS encoding tetratricopeptide repeat protein: protein MFKDIDKTIELGNYQEAKEKLSQLIVEEKDRLWYRYYSALIAEKEGDLSLAENSYREIIKDSIYPDPALIKLIRDGIERIVKFYQSKKEEKKQEFRTIEDSQDLAVLILEPVKPEDKKNLAPQLAKLMEIDNYTATLQIPTRSLRLYKTGSLGELKYYQSELSQGGIPCFCHPIKNINKMEVYQVKFIENDGNICDLTIENDLEEEKKYTLNWTKVKSKVQGLIPIFEMTTHLDARNKVQKKQSTLDYANFFDLHVISDNVILRFSDHFYQFEAGLTVGENSKTTQEKWKKLVNYLQGKTLDINLLSNFNLFAEGVIHFPEMLKQITAHINLFRREESIWDEAFQLYSGLIFLQTLSQQEDDNI from the coding sequence GTGTTTAAAGATATTGATAAAACGATTGAATTAGGGAATTATCAGGAAGCGAAAGAGAAATTATCTCAACTTATTGTTGAAGAAAAAGATCGTTTATGGTATCGATATTACTCTGCTTTAATTGCGGAAAAAGAGGGAGATTTAAGTTTAGCAGAAAATTCTTATAGAGAAATAATAAAGGATAGTATATATCCAGATCCAGCTTTGATAAAATTAATCAGAGATGGTATTGAAAGAATCGTTAAATTTTATCAATCTAAAAAAGAAGAAAAAAAACAAGAGTTTCGCACTATAGAAGATAGTCAAGATTTAGCTGTTTTAATCTTAGAACCTGTTAAGCCAGAAGATAAAAAAAATCTCGCTCCCCAGTTAGCTAAATTAATGGAGATAGATAATTATACTGCCACTTTACAAATACCAACTCGTAGTTTAAGACTTTACAAAACAGGTAGTTTAGGAGAACTAAAATATTATCAATCTGAATTATCTCAAGGGGGAATACCTTGCTTTTGTCACCCAATAAAAAATATAAATAAAATGGAGGTTTATCAGGTTAAATTTATTGAAAATGATGGTAATATATGCGATTTAACAATAGAAAATGATTTGGAAGAAGAAAAAAAATATACTTTAAATTGGACAAAAGTTAAAAGCAAAGTACAGGGATTAATTCCTATCTTTGAAATGACAACCCATCTGGATGCTAGAAATAAAGTTCAGAAAAAACAATCAACTTTAGACTATGCTAATTTTTTTGATTTACACGTTATTAGCGATAATGTAATATTGCGATTTAGTGACCATTTTTATCAGTTTGAAGCTGGATTAACTGTTGGAGAAAATAGCAAAACAACTCAAGAAAAGTGGAAAAAATTAGTTAACTATTTACAAGGAAAAACATTAGATATTAATTTATTATCTAATTTTAATTTATTTGCTGAAGGTGTTATTCATTTTCCTGAAATGTTAAAACAAATTACCGCCCATATTAATCTTTTTCGTCGAGAAGAATCTATTTGGGATGAAGCATTTCAACTTTATAGTGGTTTAATTTTTTTACAAACTTTATCTCAACAAGAAGATGATAATATATAG
- a CDS encoding phycobiliprotein lyase codes for MDGLTFFQNSAGKWRSQRTTHHLPFRRAETGGSEIKVEHLEQNDPKIKEICEMHSFDPNLSVGGSYVTWDGAMQWDKENENHQGETVFALIPNQENPRQGKLLRERGYAEIVPVAGEYYLDHDDALILTTEYETMTIHEKFWFVNDNIRMRTSTVQRFGGFNTATFCIEVREEDNQVTTEEIKPILNTPSITGW; via the coding sequence ATGGACGGATTGACTTTTTTTCAGAATAGTGCAGGGAAGTGGCGCTCGCAGCGTACTACCCACCATTTACCTTTCAGAAGAGCCGAAACAGGGGGTTCAGAGATAAAAGTAGAGCATTTAGAACAGAATGACCCCAAAATAAAAGAAATCTGCGAAATGCACTCTTTTGACCCTAATTTATCGGTAGGAGGTTCTTATGTTACTTGGGATGGTGCAATGCAATGGGATAAAGAAAATGAAAATCATCAGGGTGAAACAGTATTTGCTTTAATACCTAACCAAGAAAATCCCAGACAAGGAAAACTACTTAGAGAAAGAGGCTACGCTGAAATAGTTCCCGTTGCTGGAGAGTATTATTTAGATCATGATGATGCTTTGATTTTAACCACAGAATATGAAACCATGACTATCCATGAAAAATTCTGGTTTGTCAATGATAATATTCGGATGAGAACAAGCACTGTACAGCGTTTTGGCGGTTTTAATACTGCTACTTTTTGTATTGAAGTAAGAGAAGAAGATAACCAAGTAACCACAGAAGAAATCAAACCAATTTTAAATACACCGTCTATTACAGGATGGTAA
- a CDS encoding ribulose bisphosphate carboxylase small subunit has product MAAPPTPWSKNLAEPTVDDTAYIHSFSNLIGDVKVGANVLVAPGTSIRADEGTPFYIGDGSNIQDGVVIHGLEQGRVQGDDGKEYSVWIGADSCITHLALIHGPAYVGNNCFIGFRSTVFNARVGDGCIVMMHALIQDVEIPPGKYIPSGAVITNQQQADRLPDVQPEDREFAAHVVHINEALAAGYHCSQNSACINPIREQNQASGRVATSNYSNAYQSENNMTLNTDITNQVRSLLRQGYTVGIEHANARRFKTKSWLTASLQGNNENAILRELDGLLHEYQGEYVRLIGVDPQAKRRVAEIIIQRPEDTPGQPASVTTVSAKVDLGSVNGNGKVNGASSYSQGNGDWTGEIRSLIQGGYNIGVEHADKRRFRTKSWLTAPSVTTNSINQALNQIQGYLQEFNGEYVQIVGVDPQAKRRVAEIIIQRPGEDGVVVNSSNGASSGYSSYSNGNGSAISSSSLSAEAIQQVRSLLAQGYQIGTEHADKRRFRTKSWKSCSPITSTNEGQVISALEGCMRDHAGEYVRLIGIDTNAKRRILEMIIQRPGDNNGSTARSVSNNGSSNSVSSSVSSNYGTSTYSGSSSLDSETIGQVRSLLAQGYQIGTEHANKRRFRTKSWTSCSPIESTNESQVLNALEGCLKDHAGEYVRLIGIDTNAKRRVLETIIQRP; this is encoded by the coding sequence ATGGCTGCTCCCCCAACTCCTTGGTCAAAAAACTTAGCCGAGCCGACAGTAGATGATACTGCCTATATTCACTCCTTTTCTAATTTAATTGGAGATGTGAAAGTAGGGGCTAATGTTTTAGTTGCTCCTGGTACTTCTATTCGTGCTGATGAAGGAACACCTTTCTATATTGGTGATGGTAGTAACATCCAAGATGGGGTGGTGATTCATGGTTTAGAACAAGGTAGAGTACAAGGAGATGACGGGAAAGAATACTCCGTTTGGATTGGTGCTGATAGCTGTATTACTCACCTAGCTCTGATTCATGGTCCTGCTTATGTAGGTAATAACTGCTTTATTGGTTTTCGCTCTACGGTATTTAATGCCCGTGTCGGAGATGGTTGTATTGTGATGATGCACGCTCTGATTCAAGATGTAGAAATCCCTCCTGGAAAATATATTCCTTCAGGTGCAGTTATTACTAATCAACAACAAGCAGATCGCCTTCCAGACGTTCAACCAGAAGACAGGGAGTTTGCCGCCCATGTAGTTCATATTAATGAAGCCTTAGCGGCAGGTTATCACTGCTCCCAAAACTCTGCTTGTATCAACCCTATCAGAGAGCAAAATCAAGCCTCGGGGCGGGTAGCTACTTCTAACTATAGTAATGCTTATCAATCAGAAAATAATATGACTTTAAATACAGATATTACTAATCAAGTCAGATCCTTGCTCAGACAAGGCTATACCGTCGGCATTGAACACGCTAATGCTCGTCGTTTTAAAACCAAGTCTTGGTTGACTGCTTCTTTGCAAGGCAATAATGAAAATGCTATTTTAAGAGAATTAGATGGTTTACTCCATGAGTATCAGGGAGAATATGTGCGTTTAATTGGGGTTGATCCTCAAGCCAAACGTAGAGTAGCAGAAATTATTATTCAACGTCCTGAAGATACCCCCGGACAACCAGCTTCTGTAACTACTGTTTCTGCCAAAGTGGATCTTGGTAGTGTTAATGGTAATGGTAAGGTAAATGGAGCTAGTAGTTATTCTCAAGGTAATGGTGATTGGACTGGTGAAATTCGCTCTTTAATTCAGGGTGGATATAATATTGGGGTTGAACACGCTGATAAGCGTCGTTTCCGTACTAAGTCTTGGTTAACCGCTCCTAGTGTGACTACTAATTCTATTAATCAGGCTTTGAATCAAATTCAAGGTTATTTGCAAGAGTTTAATGGTGAGTACGTCCAGATTGTTGGAGTTGACCCTCAAGCAAAACGTCGTGTTGCCGAAATTATTATTCAGCGCCCCGGAGAAGATGGGGTCGTAGTCAATAGTAGTAATGGGGCTTCTAGTGGTTATTCTTCCTACAGTAATGGTAATGGAAGTGCTATTTCATCTAGTAGTTTAAGTGCTGAAGCAATTCAACAGGTGCGATCTTTATTAGCTCAAGGCTATCAAATTGGTACTGAACACGCTGATAAGCGTCGTTTCCGTACAAAATCTTGGAAGTCTTGTTCTCCCATCACTAGCACCAATGAGGGACAAGTTATTAGTGCTTTAGAGGGTTGTATGCGAGATCATGCGGGGGAATATGTACGTTTGATCGGTATTGATACCAATGCAAAACGTCGTATTTTAGAAATGATTATTCAACGTCCGGGTGATAATAACGGTTCTACTGCTCGTAGTGTCAGCAATAATGGTAGCTCTAACTCTGTCAGTAGCAGTGTTTCTAGTAACTATGGAACAAGTACCTATAGTGGCTCTAGTTCTTTAGATTCTGAGACTATTGGCCAAGTTCGTTCTCTATTAGCTCAAGGTTATCAAATTGGTACTGAACACGCTAACAAACGTCGTTTCCGTACGAAATCTTGGACGTCCTGCTCTCCCATTGAAAGCACCAACGAAAGTCAAGTTTTAAATGCCCTTGAGGGTTGCTTAAAGGATCATGCAGGGGAATATGTACGTTTGATCGGTATTGATACCAATGCAAAACGTCGTGTTTTAGAAACTATCATTCAAAGACCATAG
- a CDS encoding EutN/CcmL family microcompartment protein codes for MQIAKVCGTVVSTHKSRTLTGVKLLLVQFLDASGNPLPEYEVAGDTVGAGINEWVLVTRGSSARKETGHEERPIDAMVVGIIDTVTVASELLYSKKDAERLY; via the coding sequence ATGCAAATTGCTAAAGTATGTGGGACAGTAGTAAGTACCCACAAGTCAAGAACTCTTACAGGGGTAAAATTACTTCTGGTACAATTTTTGGACGCCAGTGGTAATCCTCTACCAGAATATGAAGTAGCAGGAGACACTGTAGGAGCTGGAATAAATGAATGGGTACTTGTTACTCGTGGAAGTTCTGCTCGTAAAGAAACTGGTCATGAGGAACGTCCCATTGATGCAATGGTAGTGGGCATTATAGATACAGTTACAGTTGCATCGGAACTTTTGTATAGCAAAAAAGATGCCGAAAGACTATATTAA
- a CDS encoding carbon dioxide-concentrating mechanism protein CcmK, whose protein sequence is MSIAVGMVETLGFPAVVEAADAMVKAARVTLVGYEKIGTGRVTVIVRGDVSEVQASVAAGIENVKRVKGGQVLSHHIIARPHENLEYVLPIRYTEEVEQFRESVNPRPLGRP, encoded by the coding sequence ATGTCGATCGCAGTAGGAATGGTTGAAACCCTCGGTTTCCCCGCCGTAGTAGAAGCCGCAGACGCTATGGTAAAAGCAGCTCGTGTAACCCTCGTTGGTTATGAAAAAATTGGTACTGGTCGTGTAACCGTCATCGTTAGAGGAGACGTGTCTGAAGTACAGGCTTCTGTTGCCGCAGGTATTGAAAACGTGAAAAGAGTAAAAGGTGGTCAGGTTTTATCTCACCACATCATCGCTCGTCCTCATGAAAACCTCGAATACGTCTTACCTATTCGTTACACAGAAGAAGTAGAACAATTCAGAGAAAGCGTGAATCCTCGCCCTTTAGGCAGACCATAA
- a CDS encoding carbon dioxide-concentrating mechanism protein CcmK: protein MPIAVGMIETLGFPAVVEAADAMVKAARVTLVGYEKIGSGRVTVIIRGDVSEVQASVAAGIDAANRVSGGEVLSTHIIARPHENLEYVLPIRYTEEVEQFRNY from the coding sequence ATGCCAATTGCAGTAGGAATGATTGAAACCTTAGGTTTCCCCGCCGTAGTAGAAGCCGCTGATGCTATGGTAAAAGCAGCTCGTGTAACCCTTGTTGGTTATGAGAAAATTGGTAGCGGTCGTGTAACCGTTATTATTCGTGGAGATGTATCAGAAGTACAGGCTTCCGTTGCTGCAGGTATTGATGCGGCTAATCGAGTAAGCGGAGGAGAAGTTTTATCTACTCACATCATCGCTCGTCCTCACGAAAACCTCGAATACGTCTTACCTATTCGTTACACAGAAGAAGTAGAACAATTCCGTAACTATTAA
- the galE gene encoding UDP-glucose 4-epimerase GalE, whose product MAILITGGAGYIGSHTVKLLQSKGYDILVFDNLVYGHRDIVEKLGVNFVEGDLCDRTLLDDLFQEHDIEAVIHFAAYAYVGESVENPAKYYRNNVTYTLNLLEGMEKAGVRKIVFSSTCATYGIPEEVPIKETHPQNPINPYGYTKLVVEKMLSDFQRAYNWEYVAFRYFNAAGASSDGLIGEDHNPEPHLIPLILYAALGKRDSISILGDDYPTPDGTCIRDYIHVEDLAQAHLLGLEYLLDGGKSEVFNLGNGNGFSVKEVIKAAKKVTSKDFTVKNAPRRPGDPPMLVGSSEKARKILNWQPQYPDIETIISHAWQWHQSRHK is encoded by the coding sequence ATGGCTATTTTAATTACTGGTGGTGCTGGTTATATTGGTTCTCACACTGTTAAACTTTTACAAAGTAAGGGTTATGACATTCTTGTTTTTGATAACTTGGTTTACGGACATCGAGATATTGTTGAGAAATTGGGAGTTAATTTTGTTGAAGGGGATTTGTGCGATCGCACCTTATTAGATGATTTATTTCAAGAGCATGATATAGAAGCCGTGATTCATTTTGCCGCTTATGCTTATGTAGGAGAGTCGGTAGAAAATCCAGCTAAATATTACCGCAATAACGTTACCTATACTCTCAATCTACTAGAAGGGATGGAAAAAGCAGGGGTTAGAAAAATAGTCTTTTCCTCCACTTGTGCCACCTACGGCATCCCCGAAGAAGTTCCCATTAAAGAAACACACCCTCAAAATCCCATTAATCCTTATGGTTATACCAAATTAGTGGTAGAAAAGATGTTATCTGATTTCCAGAGGGCTTATAATTGGGAATATGTAGCTTTTCGCTATTTTAATGCGGCAGGTGCATCTAGTGATGGTTTAATCGGAGAAGATCACAATCCTGAACCCCATTTAATACCTTTGATTTTGTATGCGGCTCTAGGAAAAAGAGATTCAATCTCCATTTTGGGGGATGACTATCCAACTCCTGATGGCACTTGTATCCGAGATTATATTCATGTGGAAGATTTAGCCCAAGCCCACCTTTTAGGTTTAGAATATTTATTAGACGGGGGAAAAAGTGAAGTATTTAACCTAGGTAATGGTAATGGTTTTTCTGTCAAAGAGGTAATCAAAGCCGCCAAGAAAGTTACGAGTAAAGATTTTACAGTTAAAAATGCACCTCGTCGCCCCGGAGACCCACCTATGTTAGTGGGGAGTAGTGAAAAAGCAAGGAAAATCTTAAATTGGCAACCTCAATATCCAGATATTGAAACTATTATTAGTCATGCTTGGCAATGGCACCAATCTCGGCATAAGTAG
- the prfC gene encoding peptide chain release factor 3, whose product MAVTIEQELLKAVSKRRNFAIISHPDAGKTTLTEKLLLYGGAIHEAGAVKARGEQRRVTSDWMELEKQRGISITSTVLQFTYNNYHLNLLDTPGHQDFSEDTYRTLAAADNAVMLIDAAKGLEPQTRKLFEVCKLRSLPIFTFVNKMDRPGREALELLDEIEKELGLKTYPVNYPIGNGDYFKGVFDRRLKKYHLFERVAHGSKEASEVILSADDPTLEKYIGDSDLLAQTQEELEILDEIGAEFNLEEIHAGKMTPVFFGSAMTNFGVRLFLESFLEYALQPTPRNSSLGQLEPTHPDFSGFVFKLQANMDPKHRDRVAFVRVCTGKFEKDMTVNHARSGKSVRLSHPQKLFAQGRESIDEAYPGDVIGLNNPGVFAIGDTIYLGQKLEYDGIPSFSPELFCYLKNPNPSKFKQFQKGITQLQEEGAIQIMYSVDDFVREPILAAVGQLQFEVVQFRMLSEYNVETNLELLPFSVARWVVDGWEALDKVGRIFNTMTVKDGRDRPVLLFRNEWNVRQLQADHPDLKLSSIALL is encoded by the coding sequence ATGGCTGTAACTATTGAACAAGAATTATTAAAAGCGGTAAGTAAGCGACGTAACTTTGCAATTATTTCTCACCCTGATGCTGGTAAGACAACTTTGACGGAAAAATTATTACTTTACGGAGGTGCAATTCACGAAGCAGGGGCAGTTAAAGCCAGAGGAGAGCAAAGACGGGTTACTTCCGACTGGATGGAGTTGGAAAAACAAAGAGGAATTTCTATTACTTCTACCGTTTTGCAATTTACCTATAACAACTATCATCTTAATCTTTTAGATACCCCCGGACACCAAGACTTTAGTGAAGATACTTATCGCACTTTGGCGGCGGCAGATAATGCAGTGATGTTAATTGATGCAGCTAAGGGGTTAGAACCTCAAACTCGTAAACTTTTTGAAGTATGTAAGTTGCGATCGCTTCCTATCTTTACTTTTGTTAACAAAATGGATCGCCCGGGTAGAGAGGCTTTAGAATTGCTGGATGAAATTGAGAAAGAATTAGGCTTAAAAACTTATCCTGTCAACTATCCCATCGGTAATGGTGATTATTTTAAGGGGGTGTTCGATCGCCGTCTGAAAAAGTATCATTTATTTGAGAGAGTGGCTCATGGTAGTAAAGAAGCATCGGAAGTTATCTTATCGGCAGATGACCCCACCTTGGAAAAATACATTGGAGATAGTGATTTATTAGCACAAACTCAAGAAGAATTAGAAATACTTGACGAGATAGGTGCAGAGTTTAACCTTGAAGAAATTCACGCAGGAAAAATGACTCCTGTTTTCTTCGGTAGTGCCATGACTAATTTTGGGGTACGTCTATTTCTTGAATCATTCCTTGAATATGCTTTACAGCCTACTCCCAGAAATTCTAGTTTAGGACAATTAGAGCCTACTCATCCCGATTTTAGTGGTTTCGTCTTCAAACTACAAGCAAATATGGATCCCAAACACCGAGATAGAGTTGCTTTTGTTCGGGTTTGTACAGGAAAGTTTGAGAAGGATATGACGGTTAATCATGCCCGTTCAGGAAAATCCGTACGATTGTCACATCCTCAAAAATTATTTGCTCAGGGGCGAGAATCTATTGATGAGGCTTATCCGGGTGATGTAATCGGATTAAATAACCCTGGGGTGTTTGCCATTGGCGATACCATTTATTTAGGGCAAAAACTCGAATATGATGGTATTCCTTCTTTTTCCCCTGAATTGTTCTGTTATCTCAAAAATCCCAATCCCTCTAAATTTAAGCAATTCCAAAAAGGTATTACTCAACTACAGGAAGAAGGTGCAATTCAAATTATGTATTCCGTTGATGATTTTGTCCGTGAACCCATTTTGGCGGCAGTGGGGCAATTGCAGTTTGAGGTAGTGCAATTTAGAATGTTAAGCGAATACAATGTCGAAACAAATCTTGAGCTTTTACCTTTCTCCGTTGCCCGTTGGGTTGTTGACGGTTGGGAAGCCTTAGATAAAGTTGGTCGAATATTTAACACTATGACAGTAAAAGATGGACGCGATCGCCCCGTGTTATTATTCCGTAATGAATGGAACGTGAGACAACTACAAGCCGATCATCCCGATTTAAAATTAAGTTCCATAGCCTTACTATAA
- the psbA gene encoding photosystem II q(b) protein, which translates to MTTTLQQQQQLSAWEQFCQWITSTNNRLYVGWFGVLMIPCLLTATTCFIIAFIAAPPVDIDGIREPVAGSLLYGNNIISGAVVPSSNAIGLHFYPIWEAASLDEWLYNGGPYQLVVFHFLIGVFCYMGRQWELSYRLGMRPWICVAYSAPVSAATAVFLIYPIGQGSFSDGMPLGISGTFNFMFVFQAEHNILMHPFHMLGVAGVFGGSLFSAMHGSLVTSSLVRETTETESQNYGYKFGQEEETYNIVAAHGYFGRLIFQYASFNNSRALHFFLGAWPVIGIWFTAMGISTMAFNLNGFNFNQSILDSQGHVIGTWADVLNRANIGIEVMHERNAHNFPLDLASAEPVSAPVING; encoded by the coding sequence ATGACTACCACTTTACAGCAACAACAACAGCTTTCCGCATGGGAGCAGTTCTGTCAGTGGATCACTTCTACCAACAACCGTTTATATGTAGGTTGGTTTGGTGTGTTAATGATCCCTTGTTTATTAACTGCAACCACTTGTTTCATCATCGCTTTCATCGCAGCTCCTCCCGTTGATATTGACGGTATTCGTGAGCCTGTAGCTGGTTCTTTATTATACGGTAACAACATCATCTCTGGTGCAGTTGTTCCTTCTTCCAATGCTATTGGTTTACACTTCTATCCTATCTGGGAAGCAGCTTCCTTAGATGAGTGGTTATACAACGGTGGTCCTTACCAATTGGTAGTATTCCACTTCTTGATCGGTGTATTTTGCTACATGGGTCGTCAGTGGGAATTATCCTACCGTTTAGGTATGCGTCCTTGGATCTGTGTTGCTTACTCTGCACCTGTATCTGCGGCAACTGCTGTATTCTTAATCTACCCCATTGGACAAGGTTCTTTCTCTGATGGTATGCCTTTAGGTATCTCTGGAACTTTCAACTTCATGTTTGTGTTCCAAGCTGAGCATAACATCTTAATGCACCCCTTCCATATGCTTGGTGTAGCTGGTGTATTTGGTGGATCTTTATTCTCTGCGATGCACGGTTCTTTGGTAACTTCTTCCTTAGTGCGTGAAACCACTGAAACCGAATCTCAAAACTACGGTTACAAATTCGGTCAAGAAGAAGAAACCTACAACATCGTAGCGGCTCACGGCTACTTCGGTCGTTTGATTTTCCAATATGCTTCATTCAACAACAGCCGTGCGTTACACTTCTTCTTAGGTGCATGGCCTGTAATCGGTATTTGGTTCACAGCAATGGGAATCTCTACCATGGCATTCAACTTAAATGGTTTCAACTTCAACCAGTCTATCTTAGATAGCCAAGGTCATGTAATTGGAACTTGGGCAGACGTATTAAACCGTGCAAACATCGGTATCGAAGTAATGCACGAGCGTAATGCTCACAACTTCCCCTTAGACTTAGCAAGTGCAGAGCCTGTATCTGCTCCTGTAATCAACGGATAA
- a CDS encoding DUF29 domain-containing protein, translating to MQSLEKISLKDLYNEDYLAWHEVTLKQIKNRNLTALDLNTLAGVLENLVRDIKRSGESYLKQIIIHLLLIEYWDSEKINHRHWASEIANFRDELETDMTTNLRKHLEKERDNLYQKSVKYVVIKTGLNKNIFPNQCLYTLEQLLNENWFPHNIDLTNFYS from the coding sequence ATGCAATCTTTAGAGAAAATTAGTTTAAAAGATTTATATAATGAAGATTATTTGGCGTGGCATGAAGTAACGTTGAAACAAATAAAAAATAGAAATTTAACTGCTTTAGATTTAAATACTTTGGCGGGGGTATTAGAAAATTTGGTTAGAGATATTAAACGCAGTGGTGAAAGTTATTTAAAACAAATTATTATTCATTTATTGTTAATTGAATATTGGGATTCTGAAAAAATTAACCATCGTCATTGGGCTTCGGAGATTGCTAATTTTCGTGATGAGTTGGAAACAGATATGACTACTAATTTGCGAAAACATCTTGAGAAAGAAAGAGATAATCTTTATCAAAAATCTGTTAAATATGTAGTGATTAAAACTGGTTTAAATAAAAATATTTTTCCTAATCAATGTCTTTATACTTTAGAACAATTATTAAATGAAAATTGGTTTCCTCATAATATTGACTTAACAAATTTTTATTCATAG
- a CDS encoding Uma2 family endonuclease, with protein sequence MTAYTINFDVISTIDDEKFYQLCRHNPELKLEKNQKGELIIMSPTGGETGKKNSELNADFVIWNRKKKLGYIFDSSTCFKLPKGSNRSPDVAYIQKERWDNLKEEERIKFPPLAPDFVLELISKTDSLKDTQEKMQEYIDNGVKLGWLINPEKKEVEIYRQGQEKEVLDNPKTLSGEDILPEFNLDISMIW encoded by the coding sequence ATGACTGCTTATACTATTAACTTCGATGTAATTTCTACCATTGATGATGAAAAATTTTATCAGCTTTGTCGTCATAATCCCGAATTAAAATTGGAAAAAAATCAAAAAGGAGAATTGATTATTATGTCACCTACTGGGGGAGAAACTGGGAAAAAAAATTCTGAATTAAATGCTGATTTTGTTATTTGGAATCGAAAAAAAAAATTAGGATATATATTTGATTCTTCCACCTGTTTTAAACTACCAAAAGGTAGTAATCGCTCTCCCGATGTAGCATATATTCAAAAGGAAAGATGGGATAATTTAAAAGAAGAAGAAAGGATAAAATTTCCCCCTTTAGCACCAGATTTTGTTTTAGAGTTAATATCAAAAACAGACTCATTAAAAGATACTCAGGAGAAAATGCAGGAATATATCGATAACGGAGTAAAACTGGGATGGTTAATTAATCCTGAAAAAAAAGAAGTAGAAATATATCGTCAAGGTCAAGAAAAAGAGGTTTTAGATAATCCTAAAACTTTATCAGGAGAGGATATTTTACCTGAATTTAATTTAGATATAAGTATGATTTGGTAA
- a CDS encoding Uma2 family endonuclease: protein MVYLSTPLELELQLTDEQFFELCHKHKDLRFERNAQGDLIIMSPTGGLTGNRNADLIYQLIAWNRQKKLGKVFDSSTGFKLPNGSNRSPDASFITSKKWNNLTLEQQEKFLSLAPDFAIELKSPSDKLTNIQEKMQEYIDNGVKLGWLINPEKKEVEIYRQGQKKEVLNNPKILLGEDVLPDFVLDLTEIF, encoded by the coding sequence ATGGTTTATTTATCAACACCATTGGAATTAGAATTGCAATTAACTGATGAGCAGTTTTTTGAACTTTGTCACAAGCACAAAGATTTAAGATTTGAACGCAATGCTCAAGGAGATTTAATTATTATGTCACCGACAGGAGGATTAACTGGTAATCGTAATGCAGATTTAATTTACCAATTAATTGCTTGGAATCGACAAAAAAAATTAGGTAAAGTTTTTGATTCTTCCACTGGTTTTAAGTTACCAAATGGGTCAAATAGATCCCCTGACGCTTCTTTTATTACCTCGAAAAAATGGAATAATTTAACATTAGAACAACAAGAAAAATTTTTATCTTTAGCACCAGATTTTGCGATTGAATTAAAGTCACCTTCTGATAAATTGACTAACATTCAAGAGAAAATGCAGGAATATATCGATAACGGAGTAAAATTGGGATGGTTAATTAATCCTGAAAAGAAAGAAGTAGAAATATATCGTCAAGGTCAAAAAAAAGAAGTTTTAAATAATCCTAAAATTTTATTAGGAGAGGATGTTTTGCCAGATTTTGTTTTAGATTTAACTGAGATTTTTTAA